In a genomic window of Alcanivorax sp.:
- a CDS encoding wax ester/triacylglycerol synthase family O-acyltransferase, with protein sequence MKALSPVDQLFLWLEKRQQPMHVAGLQLFSFPEDAGPKYVSELAQHMRDYCSPVAPFNQRLTRRLGQYYWTEDKHFDIDHHFRHEALPKPGRIRELLSLVSAEHSNLLDRERPLWEAHLIEGIRGRQFALYTKIHHSVVDGISAMRMGMRALSTDPNERDLPPVWAYQPKKRSRSLPSNPVDVASSLARLGAGISKQAATVPGLAREIYKVSQKAKKDENYVSIFQAPDTVLNQTVTGSRRFAAQSYSLSRLKVIAKAFNCTINTVVLAMCGHALREYMISQNALPDEPLIAMVPMSLRQDDSAGGNQIGMILANLGTHICDPANRLRVVNDSVQEAKERFSQMSPEEILNFTALTMAPTGLNLLTGLAPKWRAFNVVISNVPGPKEPLYWNGAKLKGMYPVSIVLDRIALNITLTSYQDQLEFGLIACRRTLPSMQRLLDYLEQSIRELEIAAGIK encoded by the coding sequence GGACTGCAATTATTTTCCTTTCCGGAAGATGCGGGCCCCAAGTATGTCAGCGAACTGGCCCAGCACATGCGCGACTACTGCAGCCCGGTGGCGCCATTCAACCAGCGCCTGACCCGCCGCCTGGGCCAGTATTACTGGACCGAGGACAAGCACTTCGACATCGACCACCACTTCCGCCACGAGGCCCTGCCCAAGCCAGGCCGTATCCGTGAGCTATTGTCGCTGGTGTCCGCCGAGCACTCCAACCTGCTGGACCGGGAACGCCCGCTGTGGGAAGCCCACCTGATCGAAGGCATCCGCGGGCGACAATTCGCGCTCTACACCAAGATTCACCATTCCGTGGTGGATGGCATCTCTGCCATGCGCATGGGCATGCGCGCCCTGTCCACCGACCCGAATGAACGAGACCTGCCACCGGTGTGGGCCTACCAGCCGAAAAAACGCAGCCGCTCGCTGCCCAGTAATCCGGTGGATGTGGCCTCCAGCCTGGCACGCCTGGGTGCCGGTATCAGCAAGCAGGCCGCCACGGTGCCCGGCCTGGCCCGGGAAATCTACAAGGTGAGCCAGAAGGCCAAGAAGGATGAAAACTATGTCTCCATCTTTCAGGCCCCGGACACTGTACTTAACCAGACGGTCACCGGTTCGCGGCGCTTTGCCGCCCAGAGTTATTCGCTGTCGCGATTGAAAGTGATCGCCAAGGCGTTCAACTGCACCATCAATACCGTGGTGCTGGCCATGTGTGGCCACGCCCTGCGCGAGTACATGATCAGCCAGAACGCCCTGCCGGATGAGCCACTGATTGCCATGGTGCCCATGAGCCTGCGTCAGGATGACAGCGCCGGCGGCAACCAGATCGGCATGATCCTGGCCAATCTGGGCACCCATATCTGCGACCCGGCCAACCGGCTACGGGTGGTGAATGACTCGGTACAGGAAGCCAAGGAACGCTTCTCCCAGATGAGTCCGGAGGAAATTCTCAACTTCACCGCTCTCACCATGGCCCCCACCGGTCTCAACCTGCTCACCGGGCTAGCCCCCAAATGGCGAGCCTTTAATGTGGTGATCTCCAATGTACCCGGCCCCAAAGAACCGTTGTACTGGAACGGCGCCAAGCTGAAAGGCATGTACCCGGTCTCCATCGTGCTGGACCGCATCGCGCTGAACATCACCCTGACCAGTTACCAGGATCAGCTGGAATTCGGCCTGATCGCCTGCCGGCGTACCCTGCCCTCCATGCAGCGGCTCCTGGATTATCTGGAGCAGTCCATCCGCGAACTGGAGATTGCGGCGGGGATTAAATAA